TCAGTTTAATCTGTTATATGGTCCATAGGCTTATTTTAGGTATTGGCTCGTTGCCATTAGTTGAGCAAAAACTAGTTTGCTCGTTGGCCAAACAAATGAGTTTTGGACGATTGTGTCAAAACCAACGCCGAAGAAACGCACTGTTGGTAAGGCAGTCAGCTGTTTTCAATTGGCCCTTGGGTTAATATCTGGCTCGTTGCTGTGCTTTAGGCTTCGGTggagacggcggcggcggcggtggtggaggcggaggctGGGCCGCGCCTGTCAGGGATGCTAGGGATTCTTCCTACAACAGCTTCGGCGGTCGCTCTGACCGGGGCAAGTCTGCCTACTTCAACGACCGCGGATCAGGCGGAACACGCGGAAGGTAAGGAACGGTCGTGTGGACATTATTGGTGGCGTCGCTCAGCGCTGATTGCGTCGACGGGGTCATCATACAGGTGAGAAGGCACTTGGGGCCGAACTAACGTGTGGTTGTTGTTTCAGGTATGAGCGCGGGGGTTTTAACAGTGGAGGGAACAACCGCTGGGGAGAGGActcgagagaggaggaggattggTCCAAGCCCACCGCCGCCAATGAGCGCCTGGAACAGTAAGAGCAGTTCTGATGGAGCCTTTTGAAACAGCCCGCCAATACCGTCCGGCTGTGTGCTTAATTTACACTTCGTATTTGATTTAAAGTGAGCTGTTCTCTGGGGGCAACACCGGGATCAACTTTGAGAAATACGACGACATTCCCGTGGACGCTACCGGGAACAACTGTCCGCCCCATATTGACAGCGTGAGTCCCGGCCTGATGTGGCTCTTTGAAACGCTTTTGACGCTTTGAAAGCAGATATGACACAAGCACATTATCTTTAGATGCATCTTTAACTGTTCCTTTTCTGTCCTGTAGTTCCACGATGTCGAGATGGGAGAAATCATTATGTGCAACATTAACTTGAGTCGCTACACCAGGCCTACTCCGGTTCAGAAGTATGCCATCCCAATCATCAAGACCAAGAGAGATCTGATGGCTTGTGCCCAGACTGGTGAGTGCTCGCGTGCAACCTCTTGTTGAATGCCTCACCTTCGATTAAGGGTTTACCCTGAATACATTGCAATGCGGGGCTGAACTTCATTGTGTATCGCTCCCTGTGCTGTTTTCTAGGCTCTGGAAAGACCGCGGCCTTCCTGCTGCCAGTGCTTAGTCAGATCTTCATGGAAGGACCCGGAGAGGCCCTCCAGGCCGCAAAGAGCAGCGGCGTAAGACTCACCAGAATCTATATTAATAACCCCGTGGTAACCACTCACGGTCCATACAGCCGCGGCATGTGTCTCACCTTAACCACGTGCTCTCATTCCACCTGCAGGAGAATGGCAAATATAACCGCCGCAAGCAGTACCCGATCGCTCTGGTCCTGGCTCCCACCAGGGAGCTGGCTCTGCAGATCTACGAAGAGGCCCGCAAGGTGAGCGTCTGGCGCGTAGCTGGCTGCCGGTACAACCGTGGCAACCCAATATTGGACACGGATATCCGATGGCTTCCCCTGACCCTTGTCGCCCTGCTGTAGGTCGCCTACCGCTCAAAGGTGCGCCCCTGTGTGGTGTACGGCGGCGCCGACATCGGCCAGCAGatcagagagctggagagaggctGCCACCTTCTGGTGGCCACCCCTGGCCGTCTCGTGGACATGATGGAGAGAGGCAAGATCGGCATGGATTACTGCAAGTGAGTACCCCTTCCAGCCGCCTGAACCGGAGCCCACGGACGCCTCTCGCCGGCCCGACCCTTGACCGCTGCGTTTGTCCCCGTAGCTACCTGGTTCTGGATGAGGCTGATCGCATGTTGGACATGGGTTTCGAGCCCCAGATCAGACGTATCGTGGAGCAGGACACGATGCCCGCTAAGGGCAGCCGGCAGACGATGATGTTCAGCGCCACTTTCCCCAAGGAGATCCAGGTGTGTTTCAAGGACTGCGACGCAAACCGGCTGCATAGAATAAAAAGAGGCTGTTTTTCGGCCATCTGAGTCCTAGGCAAGCTTTCTAATGCCCTTTTGGTTCCTCTCCCTAGATCCTCGCCAGGGACTTCCTGGAGGACTACATTTTCCTAGCAGTCGGGCGCGTCGGCTCAACTTCAGAAAACATCACCCAAAAGGtggtctgggtggaggacaaCGACAAGAGGTCCTTCCTCCTCGATCTCCTCAACGCAACAGGTTAGGAACACTGTCTTAACGAAGATGGACACGTCGGGCTCGAACCCGCCCTCTCGTTTGTCCGTCCCGTCGTCGACCAATAGGGACCCGGCTCATGACTTGTTGTTGTATTTCGTTAAATTAACTATTTAATTATGGCGTTATAAATAACCCAGTATAAATCTACAGCGTCAAGAGGATTACATTTTGTTAAACTAAAACTGTATTATTACACTATTATATACTGTAACTTTAATTGTAGCTTGTAGGGACCGGTATTCTTGCGGTAAAGACGGTTGCTTAAACATTTGGTTAAACACTGTCTCAAAGCTGTTTGAGTTGTGTGCTGAACAGCATTGCGTTTACTGGCCAACTTGGTTTTATCTTAGTCATGCCCACTGATGAAAATGTGCCAGAAGCCCCAGAGAAACCTGGTGAGTATATTTATAATCGTAATTCAGTCTGACTCCCGTGTCAGAAACATCTCGTCCCACTGCTCATCCCCCacacaacccctctctctcccccccccccctgctctccagCTGACACCCTAATGTTTCCGTTTGAATTCTTTGACCCCTGTCATTTCTGATGGGGGCAGACCTCTAGGGCGGCCAGGTGGTGTTGCCAATGCATTAGGTGGGCACCGGGAAACGAGGCACAGCATATCTGTTGGTGGTTTTAAGTAATGCTGTTGCGCCCATGGGAATAACTATTCAAATTTTAAAGTTGCGGTGCTTATATGCAGGGACCGATTTAATAAGACCCAAATCATGGTACGACGTGTTGCATGCCAACATTTCTTCAAGTATTGGCTATGTCGGGGACATACACAATACTGGCTGTGAAGCTGGACCTCGTCTGTTATCACCATGGGGATAGAACATCACAGGGCTCAGTGCACGGAGATGGGTACTCTTTACTCAAGGCCTTACCATTGTGCCTACGTTTGGCAACTTGACAAATATCCATGTGCTAAGAGCACGGCACAGGTGGGCACAGGTTGTTCAGGGACATTAGGTTGGTGGCTCCGTTTGGTGACGTAGCTGAACTACACCACTGTTGACCTGGAGTTGTgcctccagacccttctgccaTCCTTTTTATAGCAAGCTTTCATTCTGAGAACTATTAATGGTAAAGATCCTTTGATAACAACGACGGTTGCCTGAGGAATCGGAAATCCTGTAAGGGTTGGTAATGCAATGGCTCCCGAATTAGTGTTAGGGGCCAAATTAAGGCTGAGGGTTAATGGTTGTCGGTTAATGCAAAGCTTCTTATCATGGCTTCCTgtctccattttttttttatttgatgccCCTTTTTTtgactctttatttttttttagaggTTCCTTGTAGTACAACTTTCCCGTTCCTGCTCCCatcactcctctccccccatccaGGGGCCCCTCTACGGCGGGTCCACCTGGTGCTCCCCGAGTCTCCCTCTCACGCCGCTCCTTCTCTTTACAGGCAAGGAATCCCTGACCCT
The window above is part of the Gadus morhua chromosome 20, gadMor3.0, whole genome shotgun sequence genome. Proteins encoded here:
- the ddx3xa gene encoding DEAD-box helicase 3 X-linked a isoform X2, whose translation is MSHVVVDNQHGLDQQLAGLDLNSVDGQGGGTGRRYIPPHLRNREASSKNGFGGDGGGGGGGGGGWAAPVRDARDSSYNSFGGRSDRGKSAYFNDRGSGGTRGRYERGGFNSGGNNRWGEDSREEEDWSKPTAANERLEHELFSGGNTGINFEKYDDIPVDATGNNCPPHIDSFHDVEMGEIIMCNINLSRYTRPTPVQKYAIPIIKTKRDLMACAQTGSGKTAAFLLPVLSQIFMEGPGEALQAAKSSGENGKYNRRKQYPIALVLAPTRELALQIYEEARKVAYRSKVRPCVVYGGADIGQQIRELERGCHLLVATPGRLVDMMERGKIGMDYCNYLVLDEADRMLDMGFEPQIRRIVEQDTMPAKGSRQTMMFSATFPKEIQILARDFLEDYIFLAVGRVGSTSENITQKVVWVEDNDKRSFLLDLLNATGKESLTLVFVETKKGADALEDFLYREGYACTSIHGDRSQRDREEALNQFRSGRCPILVATAVAARGLDISNVKHVINFDLPSDIEEYVHRIGRTGRVGNLGLATSFFNDKNSNITKDLLDILVEAKQEVPSWLDSLAYEYQHKGPTRGRAKSGRFGAAKDYRQSPGGGPSAFGGGGGGSRGGGSRGGGGGYGGGGRGFGGGGGGFGGNFHGNDNYGGSYSNSGSSVDWWGN
- the ddx3xa gene encoding DEAD-box helicase 3 X-linked a isoform X1 encodes the protein MSHVVVDNQHGLDQQLAGLDLNSVDGQGGGTGRRYIPPHLRNREASSKNGFGGDGGGGGGGGGGWAAPVRDARDSSYNSFGGRSDRGKSAYFNDRGSGGTRGRYERGGFNSGGNNRWGEDSREEEDWSKPTAANERLEHELFSGGNTGINFEKYDDIPVDATGNNCPPHIDSFHDVEMGEIIMCNINLSRYTRPTPVQKYAIPIIKTKRDLMACAQTGSGKTAAFLLPVLSQIFMEGPGEALQAAKSSGENGKYNRRKQYPIALVLAPTRELALQIYEEARKVAYRSKVRPCVVYGGADIGQQIRELERGCHLLVATPGRLVDMMERGKIGMDYCNYLVLDEADRMLDMGFEPQIRRIVEQDTMPAKGSRQTMMFSATFPKEIQILARDFLEDYIFLAVGRVGSTSENITQKVVWVEDNDKRSFLLDLLNATVMPTDENVPEAPEKPGKESLTLVFVETKKGADALEDFLYREGYACTSIHGDRSQRDREEALNQFRSGRCPILVATAVAARGLDISNVKHVINFDLPSDIEEYVHRIGRTGRVGNLGLATSFFNDKNSNITKDLLDILVEAKQEVPSWLDSLAYEYQHKGPTRGRAKSGRFGAAKDYRQSPGGGPSAFGGGGGGSRGGGSRGGGGGYGGGGRGFGGGGGGFGGNFHGNDNYGGSYSNSGSSVDWWGN